A stretch of the Streptomyces sp. NBC_00078 genome encodes the following:
- a CDS encoding PaaX family transcriptional regulator C-terminal domain-containing protein, which translates to MRRGVLEGSRQGRYSSYRLTREAAVDLWSGASSIATFTTQPESWDGRWTLIAFSVPEQESTRRRALRTALRWRGFAPLYDALWVSPHPLTLKGRIEVADLARGAVTVFRARQEELDTEADRSPVQAWDLPGITEHYRAFIDRWSGLLAHITADRVTGADAVRARTEVMHAYRHFPILDPLLPIGLLPPGWPRSRAREVCVAVYDGLLQPAQDHVRSVTTRFAQGPHPDIRAIRSPA; encoded by the coding sequence ATGCGCCGTGGGGTGCTGGAGGGCAGCCGCCAAGGACGGTACAGCTCCTACCGGCTGACACGGGAGGCCGCCGTCGACCTGTGGAGCGGCGCCAGCTCGATCGCCACCTTCACCACCCAACCCGAGTCATGGGACGGTCGGTGGACACTGATCGCCTTCTCCGTCCCGGAGCAGGAGAGCACGCGGCGGCGCGCACTGCGCACCGCGCTGCGCTGGCGCGGATTCGCGCCGCTGTACGACGCGCTCTGGGTGTCGCCGCACCCGCTGACCCTCAAGGGGCGGATCGAGGTGGCCGACCTGGCGCGGGGAGCGGTGACCGTATTCCGCGCGCGGCAGGAGGAACTGGACACGGAGGCCGACCGCAGCCCGGTCCAGGCGTGGGACCTGCCCGGCATTACCGAGCACTACCGGGCTTTCATCGACCGTTGGAGCGGCTTGCTTGCACACATCACCGCCGACCGCGTCACCGGTGCCGATGCGGTGCGCGCACGGACCGAGGTCATGCACGCCTACCGCCACTTCCCCATTCTGGACCCGCTGCTCCCCATCGGGCTTCTGCCGCCGGGCTGGCCCCGGTCACGGGCGCGGGAAGTCTGCGTCGCGGTGTACGACGGTCTGCTCCAGCCGGCCCAGGACCACGTCCGCTCCGTGACGACCCGATTCGCGCAGGGACCTCACCCCGACATCAGGGCCATACGATCGCCGGCATGA
- a CDS encoding transcriptional regulator, producing MEHPVTGRPQDDTRGPRAAASDEADEHLIREAEKIAVALGRMFPGLCEVVLHDLRDPQQAIRVIENDLSGRKVGDSATELGLARIADPHYPSVIQNYPNQFPDGRPVKSTSIGIKNAEGRYVAALCLNLDVSVLSPVTLALSNLVATDVEHREQPLENLRDRNMRELRRTVEALAAERGATPRSLSRDNKKALVRKLQGEGYFDHREAAQTIADLLGVSRATVYNYAK from the coding sequence ATGGAGCACCCGGTGACTGGTAGGCCGCAGGACGACACCAGGGGCCCCCGTGCCGCCGCTTCGGACGAGGCCGATGAGCACCTCATCCGCGAAGCGGAGAAGATCGCTGTGGCGTTGGGCCGTATGTTTCCCGGGCTGTGCGAGGTGGTGCTGCACGACCTGCGGGATCCGCAGCAAGCGATCCGGGTGATCGAGAACGACCTTTCCGGCCGGAAGGTCGGGGATTCGGCCACGGAGCTGGGCCTGGCCCGCATCGCGGATCCGCACTACCCGAGCGTCATCCAGAACTATCCCAACCAATTTCCCGACGGTCGGCCGGTGAAGAGCACGTCGATCGGCATCAAGAACGCCGAGGGCCGGTACGTCGCGGCCCTGTGCCTGAACCTTGATGTATCCGTTCTGTCGCCGGTGACGCTGGCGTTGTCGAACCTCGTGGCCACCGACGTCGAGCACCGCGAGCAGCCACTGGAGAACCTGCGGGACCGCAACATGCGCGAGCTGCGCCGGACGGTGGAGGCGCTGGCCGCGGAGCGCGGCGCCACTCCCCGGTCGCTGAGCCGGGACAACAAGAAGGCGCTCGTACGGAAGCTGCAGGGCGAGGGCTACTTCGATCACCGAGAGGCCGCACAGACCATCGCGGACCTGCTCGGCGTGTCCCGGGCCACCGTCTACAACTACGCCAAGTAA